From the genome of Eucalyptus grandis isolate ANBG69807.140 chromosome 2, ASM1654582v1, whole genome shotgun sequence, one region includes:
- the LOC104434450 gene encoding L-Ala-D/L-amino acid epimerase-like — MRWGVTPILFEQPVHRDDWEGLGHGSQIAMGKYGISVAADESCQSLDDIKTIVKGNLANVINIKLTKLGVFGALDIIEFAREYGLDLMIGGMVETRLAMGFAGHLATGFGCFKFIDLDTPLLLAEDPVFGGYKVSGANYRFSNARSHGGFLHWDNIV; from the exons ATG AGATGGGGGGTTACTCCCATTCTCTTTGAGCAGCCAGTTCATAGAGATGATTGGGAAGGTCTTGGACATGGCAGTCAAATTGCTATGGGGAAATATGGGATATCTGTTGCAGCTGATGAGAGTTGCCAAAGTTTAGATGACATTAAGACAATTGTAAAAGGAAATTTAGCGAATGTCATTAACATAAAGCTCACGAAACTTGGAGTGTTTGGGGCCCTTGATATTATTGAGTTTGCAAGAGAATATGGTTTGGACCTGATGATTGGTGGTATGGTTGAGACTAGGCTAGCCATGGGCTTCGCTGGCCACCTTGCTACtggctttggttgtttcaa GTTCATTGATCTCGATACTCCCTTACTGCTAGCAGAAGATCCAGTTTTTGGTGGTTACAAAG TTTCTGGTGCCAATTATAGATTCAGTAATGCCAGAAGCCATGGTGGCTTCCTTCATTGGGATAACATTGTCTG
- the LOC104421861 gene encoding L-Ala-D/L-amino acid epimerase — MLTSHLSLPRSVNGRLAPAGSAPRGRSFGSRARAHCDPVAPPRPAPVVLGLGSLMETFAVEVRRAESRALDVPLAAPFTIATSRLERVGNVAVRVELRNGCAGWGEAPVLPSVTAEDQGTAMEKAREACEALRRSPAMGLGRALGQIAAILPGHDFASVRAGVEMALIDAVANSIGTPLWKLFGGASNTLTTDITIPIVLPAEAADLALKYRKQGFQTLKLKVGKDLKADIEVLQAIRAVHPTCSFILDANEGYKSSEAILVLDKLHEMGVTPILFEQPVHRDDWEGLGHVSRIAIGKYGISVAADESCRSMDDVKTIVKGNLANVINIKLAKLGVVGALDIIEFAREHGLDLMIGGMVETRLAMGFAGHLAAGFGCFKFIDLDTPLLLAEDPVFGGYKASGANYRFSNARGHGGFLHWDNIV, encoded by the exons ATGCTGACGTCGCACCTCTCCCTCCCgcggtcggtcaacggtcgccTCGCCCCCGCCGGCAGCGCCCCGAGAGGCCGGAGCTTCGGCTCCCGGGCCCGCGCCCACTGCGACCCCGTCGCGCCGCCGCGGCCGGCCCCGGTCGTGCTGGGGCTCGGCAGCCTGATGGAGACGTTCGCGGTGGAGGTGCGGAGGGCGGAGAGCAGGGCGCTGGACGTGCCGCTGGCCGCGCCGTTCACGATCGCGACGTCGAGGCTGGAGCGGGTGGGGAACGTGGCGGTGAGGGTGGAGCTGAGGAACGGCTGCGCGGGGTGGGGGGAGGCGCCGGTGCTGCCGTCCGTGACGGCGGAGGATCAGGGGACGGCGATGGAGAAGGCGAGGGAGGCCTGCGAGGCGCTGAGGAGGAGCCCCGCGATGGGGCTGGGGAGAGCTTTGGGGCAGATTGCGGCCATTCTTCCTGGACACGACTTCGCTTCT GTTCGGGCAGGAGTTGAGATGGCATTGATTGATGCAGTTGCCAACAGCATCGGAACACCATTGTGGAAATTGTTCGGTGGAGCTTCGAATACATTAACAACAGACATAACA ATTCCAATTGTGTTACCAGCTGAAGCTGCTGACTTGGCTCTTAAATATAGGAAACAAGGTTTCCAAACTTTGAAGCTCAAGGTGGGGAAGGATCTGAAAGCAGATATTGAGGTTCTTCAAGCAATACGGGCTGTGCACCCTACTTGTTCATTTATTCTGGATGCTAATGAAGGATACAAGTCTTCAGAAGCTATTCTAGTCCTTGATAAACTCCATG AGATGGGGGTTACTCCCATTCTCTTTGAGCAGCCAGTTCACAGAGATGATTGGGAAGGTCTTGGACATGTCAGTCGAATTGCTATAGGGAAATATGGGATTTCTGTTGCAGCTGATGAGAGCTGCCGAAGCATGGATGACGTCAAGACAATCGTAAAAGGAAATTTAGCAAATGTCATTAACATAAAGCTCGCAAAACTTGGAGTGGTTGGGGCCCTTGATATTATTGAGTTTGCAAGAGAACATGGTTTGGACCTGATGATTGGTGGTATGGTTGAGACTAGGCTAGCCATGGGCTTCGCCGGCCACCTTGCTGCtggctttggttgtttcaa GTTCATTGATCTCGATACTCCCTTACTGCTAGCAGAAGATCCAGTTTTTGGTGGTTACAAAG CGTCTGGTGCCAATTATAGATTCAGTAATGCTAGAGGCCATGGCGGCTTTCTTCATTGGGATAACATTGTCTG
- the LOC104421852 gene encoding non-specific lipid-transfer protein 2: MRALGVALCALLAVLLLAEAGVRVEAAVTCRPIELSACVSAITSATPPTTLCCSKIKEQKPCLCQYLQNPNLKKFVSSPNAKKVASTCGTPFPKC; the protein is encoded by the coding sequence ATGAGGGCCCTGGGGGTTGCGCTCTGCGCTCTTCTGGCGGTGCTGCTCCTAGCGGAAGCAGGGGTGCGCGTTGAGGCCGCTGTGACATGCAGGCCGATAGAGCTGAGCGCGTGCGTGAGCGCGATCACCTCTGCAACCCCACCGACCACTCTGTGCTGCAGCAAGATCAAGGAGCAGAAGCCCTGCCTCTGCCAGTACCTCCAAAACCCGAACCTCAAGAAGTTTGTCAGTTCCCCCAATGCCAAGAAAGTGGCCAGCACTTGTGGCACTCCCTTTCCCAAGTGCTGA